The following proteins are co-located in the Fusobacteria bacterium ZRK30 genome:
- the argS gene encoding arginine--tRNA ligase produces MKTLKNFINKTIENSFLENGYDSSLGVVEYSSNNKFGQFQCSGSLTLAKRIKENPMLIAEKIKISLEKTKYFNSVNVLKPGFINLVIKDELLMNYTKKTYIQLNEEREQNKGKIIIDYGGPNIAKPLHVGHLRSAIIGESLKRIGNYIGYNVIGDVHLGDWGLQIGLIMCEMKERNPSWCYFNDNFNGLYPTKSPFTIEILEEIYPFASIKSKKNSKFLTEAKKATKDFQQGNKGLKELWSQILDVSINDLKKNYSNLNVNFELWKKESDVQKYIPQIIKYLKDKNYSKVSEGAVVVPVSFNDDKRTIPPFMLVKTDGATLYSTTDLATIVEREEQFTPQEIIYVVDKRQELHFEQVFRCAYKTKLFPENKRLSFIGFGTMNGKDGKPFKTRDGGTLKLSDFLITVEESVRSKMLQSKKEYNEETMKKISLAAIKYADLSNQPHKDYIFDIRKFTSFEGNTGPYILYSLTRIKSILNKSTTKDLTLLTLESPNSEVERQLYLELTKFEEVINQSFEIYSPHKICQYIYTISNLFNSFYHKTNILNEKDLKQKKSWLQLLKITEKNLEISLNLLGLESVDKM; encoded by the coding sequence ATTAAAACTTTAAAAAACTTTATAAATAAAACAATAGAAAATTCATTTTTAGAGAATGGATATGACTCAAGCTTAGGTGTAGTAGAGTATTCTTCAAACAATAAGTTTGGACAATTCCAATGCAGTGGATCATTAACTTTAGCAAAAAGAATAAAGGAAAACCCTATGTTGATAGCTGAAAAAATTAAAATTTCTCTTGAGAAAACAAAATATTTTAACTCTGTTAATGTTTTAAAACCAGGTTTTATTAACTTAGTAATAAAAGATGAACTTTTAATGAATTATACAAAAAAAACTTATATACAATTAAATGAAGAAAGAGAACAAAATAAAGGTAAAATAATTATTGATTATGGGGGACCGAATATAGCGAAACCGTTACATGTGGGCCATTTACGGTCTGCTATTATAGGAGAAAGCTTAAAAAGAATAGGGAATTATATAGGTTATAATGTTATAGGAGATGTACATCTGGGAGATTGGGGGTTACAAATAGGTTTAATTATGTGTGAAATGAAGGAAAGAAATCCTTCTTGGTGTTATTTTAATGATAATTTTAACGGCTTATATCCTACTAAGTCACCATTTACAATTGAAATTTTAGAAGAAATATATCCTTTTGCTTCCATAAAATCTAAAAAAAATTCTAAGTTTTTAACTGAAGCTAAAAAAGCAACAAAAGATTTTCAACAAGGAAATAAAGGATTGAAAGAGTTGTGGTCACAAATTCTAGATGTTTCTATCAATGATTTGAAAAAAAATTATTCAAATCTAAATGTTAATTTTGAACTTTGGAAAAAAGAAAGCGATGTTCAAAAATATATACCTCAAATTATTAAATATTTAAAAGATAAAAACTATTCTAAAGTTAGTGAGGGTGCTGTTGTTGTTCCTGTTAGTTTCAATGACGATAAAAGAACTATCCCTCCATTTATGTTGGTAAAAACAGATGGAGCAACCTTATATTCAACAACCGACTTAGCTACAATAGTTGAAAGAGAGGAACAATTCACTCCTCAAGAAATTATTTATGTTGTTGATAAAAGACAAGAGTTACATTTTGAACAAGTTTTTAGATGTGCATATAAAACAAAGTTGTTTCCTGAAAATAAAAGGTTATCTTTTATTGGATTTGGAACTATGAATGGAAAAGATGGCAAACCTTTTAAAACAAGGGATGGTGGTACTCTTAAGCTTTCTGATTTTTTGATTACTGTTGAAGAAAGTGTTAGAAGCAAAATGTTACAAAGTAAAAAAGAATATAATGAAGAAACTATGAAAAAAATTTCTTTAGCTGCTATAAAATATGCTGATCTATCTAATCAGCCTCATAAAGATTATATATTTGATATTAGAAAATTTACTTCATTTGAAGGAAATACTGGGCCATATATCTTATATTCATTAACTAGAATCAAATCTATTTTAAACAAATCAACAACAAAGGATTTAACTTTATTAACGTTAGAATCGCCTAATAGTGAAGTAGAAAGACAGTTATATTTAGAATTAACAAAGTTTGAGGAAGTTATAAATCAAAGCTTTGAAATTTATTCTCCACATAAAATTTGTCAATATATTTACACCATATCTAATTTATTTAATAGTTTCTATCATAAAACAAATATCTTAAATGAAAAAGATTTAAAGCAAAAAAAATCTTGGTTACAGCTTTTAAAAATTACAGAAAAAAACTTAGAAATATCCTTAAACTTATTAGGATTAGAATCTGTTGATAAAATGTAA